The DNA sequence GCCGCCGACCATCCCGAGGCGCTGGTGGCCATGTTGGTCACCCTGGCGTTCGCCATGTTCAACGCCGGCCACATCGACGCGGCCCGCCAGCGTGCGGACGAGGCGGTGCGCAATGCCCAAAAGCTCGGCGACCCACCACTTCTCAGCCAGGCGCTGAGCATGCGCGCCATGGTCGCCTTCCTGCAGGGCGAAGGCGTCGACGAGGCGGCCATCAGCCGCGCGCTGGCGCTGGAGGACCACCGGGCCAATATCCCGATGGCGCTGCGCCCGAGCGCCCACCACGCCGTCCTGCGGTCGATGCTCGGACAGCTCGACGAGGCCCGCGACGCTCTGACCACACTGCGGAAACGATGTGTGGAGCACGGCGACGAGGGTGATCTGATGTTCGTCGCCTACCATGCCGCCCTCAACGAGATCTGGCGCGGCAACTTCTCCGACGCGGCGCTGCTGGTCGAGGATTCGGTCGAACTGGCCCACCAATTGGGCGGTGACGTATCGCTGTCGGTGGCGTTCACGAATCGGGCGTTGCTCGCGGCGTACCTCGGTCGGGTGCAGGAAGCGCGCGCCGCCGCCGCGGCCGCGCAGGCCGCCTGCCTGCGTTGCGGTTCCGACCGATTGGGTGAATGGCCGACGAACGCGTTGGGTTTCCTCGAGGTCTCCCTCGGTGACTACGACGCCGCGCTGGAGGTGCTCGATCCGATGCTGGTCAAGCTGCGAACGGCGCCGGACGCGTGCGAGATCATCGCGGCGTCGTTCGTGCCCGACGCCGTCGAGGCCCTGGTGAACGTCGGTCAGCCCGGTGCGGCCGAACCGCTCGTGGCGGCTCTCGAACGCAACGGCCGTCGGCTCGACCGGCCGTGGATGTTGGCCACCGGAGGGCGTTGCCGGGCGATGGTGTCGGCCGCCTGCGGCGACGTAGTTGGCGCGGTGGATGCGGCACAGCAGGCCATGGCCGAGCATCAGCGCCTGCCGATGCCGTTCGAACGGGCGCGCACCCAGCTCCTGCTGGGCCAGCTGCAACGCCGCCAACGGCTCAAGGACCCGGCGGCGGCCACGCTGCGCGCCGCGCTGCAGACGTTCGAGCGGCTCGGGACCCCACTGTGGGCCGACCGCGTGCGTGCCGAGCTCGGGCGGGCCAACGTCGGGCCGCACCGGAGCGCGGTGCTCACGCCGTCCGAGCAGCGAGTGGCCGAACTCGCCGCGAACGGAATGACCAACCGCACCATCGCGATGGCGATGTTCATCAGCCCGAAGACGGTGGAGGCCAACCTGTCCCGCGTCTACGCCAAGCTGGGGATCCACTCGCGCGCCGAACTGGGCCGCTACATGGGGCAGGCCGGGAAGTAGGGGATCGCCCGATTTCTCGGATGCGGGACGGGGCTAGCGTCGGGCCGGTGAACGCCGGTGTGCCGTGCTACCTCGTCGAGTGGTACCACAGTGGGCTCACCGGCGATGTTCTCGGCGACATCGCATCACGACTCGGTGAGAGCGCAGAAGAGTTGTCGCACAACCAGTCACAGGTCCATCTTGTGACGATGGTGGCGGTGCCCGCCGACGAGGTGGTGTTCGGTGTGTTCACCGCGGTGTCGAAGTCGGCGGTCACCCGGACATGCGACCGGGCCGGGATTCCGGCCCAGCGGGTGACCACCGCGACCGAAGTCGAATTCCCCCGCGCGTCGTGAGCAGCACGGCTACTGCAGGAAGTCGCCCCACACCCAGCCTCGACCGCTGACCTCGCACCACTGGTTCGCCGGGCACGGCCGCGGCAGTTGCACCTGTTCGCCCTTCCGCAGGATCCCGATGACATTGCCGTCTCCGCCGGGGGCGTCGTACAGATCCACATCGCCGTTGACCGTCGCCGACGGCGGCGCGTCGGCCGGGGGCGTCGGACCGGGCGTCGGTGAGGGCGCCTGTTCGGGAGCGCAGTTGAGCGCGGTGACCGATTCCCAGCTCGCACTGGACCCGTTGGCGAGGTCCTGGGTCTGACCCGCGACCGTCCGGTTCTCGCGGACCGTGCCGGTGTAGCGGCCCACCGCTCCGCCTTCCCAGCCGATGGTGATGTTGACGTCACTGCCGTTGATGAACGCGGTGGCGTCGCCGGCATTGGCCACCTGCTGGCGGTTGTTGTAGGCCACGGCCTTCCCGGAGGTGTTCTGCCCGGTGGCCGGGAACTCGACGCGGAAACCGTTGCTCTGGTTCAGCACGAACGAGCCGGGGAATTCGTATCTGCACGCCGCCTGGGCGGGTGCGGCCAGCGTGAACAACCCGGCAGCGCCGACCGCGGTGGCGGCGGCCAGAAGCAGCGGGGAGGCCTTCCCCGCGGTGATGTGCGACATGGCCGCCTCCCCGTTGGTGCGTCGTGTTGACCCGTCGAAGAGACGCTATTCGCGGATCCGCACCGATAAATCGGGTGTTTCCCTACGCTCGCGGCGCGACGTCACGCCGGCCGCGGCACCGCGGCGAGTGTCGAATGGCCGATCCAGGCCGGCACCGCACGACGGACCTCGGCCGGTCCGGACACCGCGACACTGCCGTCGTGCAGAGCGCGCTGCCACGTGATGTCGCCGCGCCAGAGCGCGGTCAGCGTGCGCAGGCTGGCCTGCACCGTGGCCGCGACGTCATAGCCGGGATCGACGTCGCACACGTCGGCCCGTCCGTCGGAGACCACCAGCCACCACCGGGCCGCCCGTGCCTCGACGCCGTCGAGGCGGAACGCCAGCGTGGTCCTGGTGGGCGGCCACTCGGTGACCGGGATGGTGCGGCGCATGTCCCACATCAGCAGGTGGGGATCGAGGTCCTCGTCACCGAGCTCGCCGACCCAGCGCACACCCCAGGTGCCCAGCGCCTCCACCACCGCGGCCAGTTCACGTCCCCGAGCGGTCAGGGAATAGCTTGTGCGGCCGTCGATCTCGCTTCGTTGCACCACCCCGGCGCGGGTCAGCGACTTCAGCCGCTTCGACAGTAACGCCGGTGACATCTTCGGTACGCCGCGCCGCAGCTCGTTGAAATGTGAACTACCGAGCAGCAATTCGCGGACGACGAGCAGCGTCCACCGTTCATCGAGCAGTTCCATGGCCTTGGCGACGGGGCAGAACTGACCGTAACCCGACATCGGCGCACCTCCTGGACGACCGCACCGCCATCGTCGCGCATCTCGGGTCGCCAGTACAGATCTGGAACTGGAATCCCCCTCACCGCGGCGTCACGATGTGTGCATCGACGAAGGAGGACTCATGAGCAGCGACACCGCCACGGTCGACGACGGCCAACTGGCCGCGAGGCACCGGTCGATGTGGGCGTCGGGGGACTACCCCAGGCTGGCGGCGGAACTCGTCGCGCCGCTGGGGCCGGTCCTGGTCGAGGCGGCCGGTATCGGAGCCGGTGACCGCGTGCTCGACGTCGCCGCGGGCACCGGTAACGCCGCGATCCCGGCGGCCCGGCGGGGCGCGGTGGTCACGGCCAGCGACCTCACCCCCGAACTGTTGGAGCGCGGCCGTGCCGACGCCGAGCGGCTCGGCGTCGCACTCGAATGGCGGGAGGCCGATGCGCACGCGCTCCCGTTCGGGGGCAACGAATTCGACGTCGTCATGTCGTGTATCGGGGTGATGTTCGCGCCGTTCCACCAGCGCGCCGCCGACGAGATGCTGCGGGTGTGCCGCACCGGCGGCACCATCGCGCTGATCAACTGGACCCCGGAGGGCCACATCGGACAGTTGTTCGCCACCATGAAGCCCTACATGCCCGCGCCTCCGCCAGGCGCGCAACCGCCACCGCTGTGGGGACGCGAGGACCACGTGCGGGCGCTCTTCGGCGACCGGGTGACCGACGTCGTCGCGCAGCGCCGCACCCTGCCGGTGACGCAGTTCGCCGACGGTGCCGCGTTCCGGGACTACTTCAAGGCCGTCTACGGCCCGACCATCGCGGCGTACCGCAACGTCGGCGACGACGCCGACCGGGCCGCGCAGCTCGATCGCGACATCGCCCGCCTCGGTGACGAGCTGATGGCCGGGTCACCGCGCATGGAGTGGGAGTATCTGCTGCTGACCGCGCGCAAGGCCTGACACCATGTCGGCATGCCCGATGCCGCGCAGCTGCCGACCCTGACCGAATCCGACGTCGCCGCACTCGTGCGGTGGGTACGGCGGGAGGGTCTCGGCGCGACCGTCACCGACGTCGCGCCGCTGAGCGGAGGCACCCAGAACGTCGTCGTGCGGGTGCACGTCGACGGCAGGCCGATGGTGCTGCGCCGCCCCCCGGTGCACCCGCGGCCGACCAGCGACAAGACCATGCAGCGCGAGATCGCGGTGCTGCGGACACTGGCGGGCAGCCCCGTACCGCATCCCGGGTTCATCGCGGGCTGCGAGGACCTCGACGTCCTCGGCGTGGTCTTCTACCTCATGGAAGAG is a window from the Mycolicibacterium litorale genome containing:
- a CDS encoding SH3 domain-containing protein, whose amino-acid sequence is MSHITAGKASPLLLAAATAVGAAGLFTLAAPAQAACRYEFPGSFVLNQSNGFRVEFPATGQNTSGKAVAYNNRQQVANAGDATAFINGSDVNITIGWEGGAVGRYTGTVRENRTVAGQTQDLANGSSASWESVTALNCAPEQAPSPTPGPTPPADAPPSATVNGDVDLYDAPGGDGNVIGILRKGEQVQLPRPCPANQWCEVSGRGWVWGDFLQ
- a CDS encoding winged helix-turn-helix transcriptional regulator, which produces MSGYGQFCPVAKAMELLDERWTLLVVRELLLGSSHFNELRRGVPKMSPALLSKRLKSLTRAGVVQRSEIDGRTSYSLTARGRELAAVVEALGTWGVRWVGELGDEDLDPHLLMWDMRRTIPVTEWPPTRTTLAFRLDGVEARAARWWLVVSDGRADVCDVDPGYDVAATVQASLRTLTALWRGDITWQRALHDGSVAVSGPAEVRRAVPAWIGHSTLAAVPRPA
- a CDS encoding class I SAM-dependent methyltransferase, with the protein product MSSDTATVDDGQLAARHRSMWASGDYPRLAAELVAPLGPVLVEAAGIGAGDRVLDVAAGTGNAAIPAARRGAVVTASDLTPELLERGRADAERLGVALEWREADAHALPFGGNEFDVVMSCIGVMFAPFHQRAADEMLRVCRTGGTIALINWTPEGHIGQLFATMKPYMPAPPPGAQPPPLWGREDHVRALFGDRVTDVVAQRRTLPVTQFADGAAFRDYFKAVYGPTIAAYRNVGDDADRAAQLDRDIARLGDELMAGSPRMEWEYLLLTARKA